atgaaaaaggGACCGGATTCATAATCTGTTTTTCAACAACATGAGAAAAGGGAGGATAAAGAGAGATAAAATCAATGAAGATTAATGTTAATTGTACATTGAAATTTGACCAACAATAAACACTCAATGATTCTATGCTTATGATAGATAATGGGGGAGACCAAATTAATGGAGATAGTGGAAGAAGGAGGAAAATGAAGGTTGGaggaataaaaatgaatataatattCATGGAGGGACATGTGTCACGTTGTGATGCAAAGGGGAGGGaataaaatattacaaaatattCAGGAGCTGAGGTTTTTGATAATGGCATGCTTGGAGTGTTActgctttaatatatatatagattcaaTACAATGTCGGTGCAGCCAATGGAGTCACAATTCAGTGAGATAGCCTCCACGAAAATTGAGGTACCTGTGATGTTACGGTAAGTAACACCACTTACTTTCACAGCCTCCGCAAGACAATTATGTTGATATTCCTTATAATTTTGGTCAATGATGATAGGGTTCTTTGCTCCATCGAGTAAAATATCTTCAAATGTTATATTTCTGGCATACCCGGATCCTCCCtgattaaaaacaaataaaatgatTGTGATTTAATCACTTGTTTCTTTAAATATAGCAGTTCATCTAAAACTAGAGCCAATTTCCCTTTTTTGACAAATCAAAACAATAATGGATGGAATTTCAATGGAATTGTAGTCAATTTGTTACCTGCCATGTCTTGATCCTGGCTCCATTTTTGGTTCCTTTGAAGATGCAAACTTTCCACTCTCTTCCAAGGCTCCCAACACTAAAGATAACCAACACAACCCAAAATGAGTTTAAATTTTAGTCAAGCATATCTCAATAACATAATCACAAAATTAAGGAGATTGACCTGATGCCATGGCCAGGACCACATGTAATACCAGCTATGTTGATAAAAGAGGTACCATTATTGATAGCAATGCAGTCGTCTGAAGTGAAGAGTATAATGTGTGAATTAATTACCACTTTGAATCAAAGAATCCTTAATGAGGATGTTAGATGATACTGAGATATCAATCCCATCGGTGTTTGGACTTCCCTCCGGAGAATTAATATGAATGTTAAAAATGCTAGCGTCACTGCATTTACTTATGCTTATGTGATTTTTTGGGCTGTTCATGTGATTCGTCGCGCTAAGGGATAGATTCTTACAGCTAAGAAACTGTAGGGCCTGCACACGTTGTCAATCAATTTCAtagttaattaaaataatattttagttgATTTATAGAAAGAAGAGTCCTTAATTAATTTATGTTTCATGGTGAGTTAATTAAAAGGTGATACGTTAAGcacattttttaagaaaaagaaagttaatTATGGGATTGACATGTTtacttatttaaaatttaattaaatatcatGTTTTTCAAGTACTTACACTTGGCCTATGAGAGGCACTAGGGTACTTTGTCCACCATTCAGCACCTTGCCCATCGAATGTTCCTCCTCCGCTAACAACAAGGCCATTTATGTCTGAGAATTTTATCCATCCTCCCTTAATATTATCTGGCCATTTCCAAGCATCAACACTTTCAGGGGCAACAAGAGTGCCCTGAAGCTGCCAAACAGAACAATGtatataatactccctccgttcctatatataagtcaattttacctaattctcttagattaagaaaagtagttacaagcaataaatttgtaaaagaatttattcactttcctagactacccttatttaatttcttataaatttctctctccaagttattatttcaaaacctcattgtctctttcatattaaatatgaggataattttggaaaaaaataattaatgctcaattgatattgtaaatggacttatatttaggaacaagaaaaacactaaaaaatggccttataataaggaacggagggagtataagacTTGGTTTATTGTGGGCTAAGAAAATCTTATAATAgttaaaaaagttgaaaaaagttTCTCAACAAATAAATATTAACATATGAGAATAGTATATTATAAACATTACTAaatgttactccctccggtcctttttataagaaaaactttgACAAAATTACACAAACCaaggaaattaatattttttataaaattaactactatgcttaatttcaatgatgttttttcctttttacaagAACAATCATGCTAATTATCATAAATGTTGATCATACCTATTGGGTGCTTGCAATTTCCCTCCATATTTTTGTACTGGGAATATGTCCTTTTGCATTGACattgattatttgacttaattttataagagtgtttcttataaaaaggac
This is a stretch of genomic DNA from Lotus japonicus ecotype B-129 chromosome 1, LjGifu_v1.2. It encodes these proteins:
- the LOC130732037 gene encoding probable polygalacturonase At3g15720 produces the protein MEVLFSVIFMLFVAATPSLYARVTPNAGSSNFNIVNYGAKGDGQTDDSQAFEKAWHDVCSATEGTPTLLIPKGKSFMLQPVLFKGPCKIGNINIELQGTLVAPESVDAWKWPDNIKGGWIKFSDINGLVVSGGGTFDGQGAEWWTKYPSASHRPSALQFLSCKNLSLSATNHMNSPKNHISISKCSDASIFNIHINSPEGSPNTDGIDISVSSNILIKDSLIQSDDCIAINNGTSFINIAGITCGPGHGISVGSLGREWKVCIFKGTKNGARIKTWQGGSGYARNITFEDILLDGAKNPIIIDQNYKEYQHNCLAEAVKVSGVTYRNITGTSIFVEAISLNCDSIGCTDIVLNLYIY